The genomic window ATACACCACTACTCTAAAACCCTAAACCCGCAAATACCCCTTTTCCTCAAGTTCTTTACACGTGTACTCATACACTTCCTGAAACATCGTGTCGAGATATTTTTTGTTGAATAAGCTGAACTTCGTCATCTTTGGAGGGTCCAGGAAAATATCACAGGCTTTTGCTTTGGAATAAACTGATTTGGCGATGGCCAGGTGTAAAATCCGGTCAAATTCTTTCATCAGGCTCATCTTTTCCAGACTGTCATAGCTGATGGAATTCACATGGGAACCGATCAGGAAATCACATTTATCCATAATCGGCTCGATCGGTAAATTATCCAGCACCCCGCCGTCCACATAAATTTTCTCACCCATCTTCACCGGAGGCAAAATAAACGGAACACTTGAAGAGGCAAGAAGCGGAGCAAAAAGCTCACCCTCCGAAAAAAAGTCCACTATACCATGCGTCATTTCCGTCGCGGCTACATAGACCGGAATTTTCAAAGTATTGAAATTATCTTCCGGGAAATAATCCGTTAGCAGTTTCAGGATAAATTTAGCGCTGAAAATCCCGTTTTTTGAAAGCTTAAGATAAGACCGGGAAAAAAAGGTGGTTTGCTTTACGATCTCCATCATTTCTTCGGGAGTTTTTCCTAAAGAATAAAAAGCTCCGACAATAGAACCTGCGCTGGTTCCGGAAATAATATCAGGTTTCAGGTTGTATTCTTCAAGAGCTTTCAGAACGGCAATGTGAGCGATCCCACGCATTCCTCCGCCCGAAAGAGTAAGGCCGATTACCGGTTTCTTTTTTTTGAAGGAGAAGAAATCAAACATATCAGAAGACCAGATGTTTCGGCATATTATGAAGAAGTTCGGTATTGATGATCGCCGCACAGACGGATGGCTTTTCCCAATGCCCGTTATGGCCGCAGTCCAGAATGTAAGATTTGATGTTTGTACGGTCGGGAAGGCCTTTAATTGTCACATCGGTCTTTACCGCATTGTCATGTTTTCCGGCGAGGACTAAAATTTTGGCGTCCAGATTTTCCAGGATATGTTTTTTGTCCGTTCTTTCCACCATTCCTTTTACTGAGGCAAGCGCACCCAAATGGTTTGTCGAAAGGGCAGTTTCCAATGCAATCTCTATTTTTCCTTCCAGGATATCCCGTTCGTTGGGATTAAACAGGTTTGGAATACCGGCTCTGACGTAGTGTGCAAAAGCATCTTTAATAATACGGTAACTTTTGATCCGCTGTTCCTTTTTCTCAGCATCATCGGGAAAGTAAGTTGAAAAAAACAGGGTTAAACTTTTAAGGTATTCCAGATGTTTTTCAGCAAAAGCCAGGGAAACATAGCCTCCCATAGAATGGCCAAGCAAATGGATTTTGGTTAGGTTTTCATGATCAAGAACTTTCTTCACCTCTTCTGCCATCAGTTCCATAGTCTGTACTTCAGCGATGATTTCCGACTGTCCATGGCCGGGAAGATCAATTTTCAGCAATGAAAAATTCTCGGAAAGATGAGGTTCCATATCGTTCCATATCGAAAGGTTTTCCATGAAGCCATGCAGCAGGACCAGGGTTTCCTTTCCGTTTCCTTTTCTCTCAAAGTTCAGCATAAGGCAGCAGTTAAAAATGAATATCAATATATTCAACAAATCCCGAACCATTTACCATATCCTGAAGCCGGTACGTTTTTCCGCCGTCTTTAGACATGAAGGTTTTAGTTCCTTTTCTTACATAAGGCTTTCCATTTTCGCTTTCAGAAATATCACCGGTGAAATTCATGTGCTTGTCAGAAACAGTGGCCATGAAGCCTTTTATAGTAAGGGAATTTTTTCCTGATGTAATGGTTCCTGAAACATCGTAATGATCTGCTTCGCCGTCAATCTTTTTAAATTTAACGGTTCCTGACGAATTCATAAGGCTGTGGGTCAGCTTATGGGTTCCGCTGAAATCTTTGAAATGATTTTTAGACCGGATGCTGTCGTTGATCTTAGTTCTTGCAGCATTAATGGAATCTACTATTTTGGTACTGTCCACTTTGTCCACAGTGGGAGTTGTTTCTTTTTTAGAACATGAAACGGCTAAGGCTGTAAGTGCAATGGCGGTTAAAAAGTTTTTCATTCAATAAAATTATATCCAAAAGTAAATAAAAAAGAGCATTTTAAAAATGCCCTTCCTGTTTTATCTGGTTAATTCTTCGTAAACTTTCTTCTCCCATGGTTTGATGTCGGTAACACCGTATCTTTCCTTTTTTGAAATTGCAATATTATCCAGCACATCAACGAAATTTTTATAATTGGCGTCGTCGGTGGGTTCAATAATAATGGTGAAATTTTCTTTTTTAGGCGCTTTATTATAAGCCTCGGAAATAATCTTCGTGATATTCAGCCCGTTGAAATCCGTTTCTTTCAGATTATTCTTGTTTAAATCTTCTTTGGACTGCTGATGATAAAATACCCTGTTGTCTTTACCGAGAATAAAAGTAACCTGATTCTTTGGAAGAATGTCATAATGTTTTGGACTTGGATTGGGATCTTTCGCCGGCAATCCCAGATCCATCACATTCGGTTTTGTAAAATTGGTGGTAAACATAAAGAAGGTGATCAATAAAAATCCCAGATCTACCATCGGGGTCATATCCACGCGGATTAATTTTTTTCTCTGCTTGCTTCCGCCCTGCTTTTCCTGTGCAATTACTTCTGCCATAATTATTAGTTTTTAAATGTTAAACAGTTTTTAATAAAAGATATTGAATACTTATTTTTATAACGGAATATATACAAAATTCGTACCTGAAATATAAAATCGGTATTAAGTATTAAATTGATTGAGTATTAAACATATTATTTATCAGCAGAATAAAATAAATTCTGTTTAATGAATATCATCCGTATGAAACAAAAAACTCACGCCTTTCAGCATGAGTTTTAAAAATATTTGAAAATTTTTATTTATTCTGTTTATAATAATTGACGCCGCATTCCAGGAATTTTTTGAATTTTTCCTTTTCCATGTATCCAGAAACCGGCGTGTTGATCACTTTTCCATCCGGAGTCAGCAAAACATAATGCGGCTGGGAGTTGTTGTTGAAATTTGCGGTCTGGAACAAGCTCCATCGGTCTCCGATGGTCTGTACTTTTTTCATCTGCCCGTCTCCAAGGTCAATTTTAGTTTTCTGCTCTTCAGGAAGCTCTTCCTTATCGTCAACGTATAAAGAAGCGAGCACTACATCATTTTGGAGAATCGGTAGAATATCCGCCTGGCTCCAAACGAATTCCTCCATTTTACGGCAGTTTTCACAGCCATAACCGGTAAAGTCGATCAGGATCGGTTTGTTTTCTTTCTTAGCAATTTCAATGGCTTTAAAGAAATCGTGCTCAGGATGCATTCCCAGGATTCCGTCTTTTTCGTCATGGAAGTAGCTGACGTTCAGCGGAGGCAAAATTCCGCTTAACAGCTGCAGTTTCGGACGGTCGGATGGAATTAATCCTTGGATCAGGTAAATCACAAAACCGATTCCCAATACACCCAATACTTTTCTTGTGATGGAAATCTTCGGTTTTTTGTCATCGTGCGGGAATCTGATTAATCCGAATAAATAGATCACCAAACCGATGGCTACAATAATCCAGATGGCAATGAAGAGTTCTCTTTTAATTAAAAATGTTTTAGAAACAAGATCAGCTTTTGAAAGGAACTTTAAAGCCAGAGCCAATTCTACAAATCCTAAAACCACTTTTACCGTATTCATCCAGCCCCCTGATTTCGGAAGACTTTGCAAGGCCTGAGGGAACAAAGCCAGCAATCCGAAGACAATCGCCCAGGCCAGCCCAAAACCGCCTAAAGCAAAGGTTAAGAGCATCGGAACGTTAGCCGAACCGGTAATGGCGCTTCCCAGCAAACTTCCTAAGATCGGACCTGTACAGGAGAAGGAAACAATCACCAGCGTTAAAGCCATAAAGAAAATTCCGATAATTCCTCCTGCCTCTTCCGCCTTTGAAGATTTATTGGCAATCGAACTCGGCAGAGTAATGTCGTAGTATCCGAAAAAGCTTCCTGCGAAGAAAATGAAGATAATAAAGAATACAATATTTAGCCAGACATTGGTCGAAATTTCGTTAAAAATATTTCCTGCGATCCCATCGATCAGGTGGAAAGGTACGCTCAGTAAAACGAAGATGAGCAAAATAAAGAAACCATAAATCAGAGCATCTCTTTTCCCTTTCGCCGGGTTTTTATTCCCTTTCGTAAAGAATGAAACCGTTAACGGAATCATGGGGAACACACACGGAGTAAGCAGGGCAATTAACCCTCCGATAAATCCTAATAAAAGATACGTCCAATAGTTTTCGCTGATCTTGGAAGACCCGGTTCCGCAGTCTGTCAAAGGGTTTTTAATATCGATGGATGATATTTTCAATTGCTTAGGATCCAATTTGGATGATTCCGTTACGGTGATTTCTCCTTCTGAAGGATTCTCCGTAACTGTTTCAACGACTGCCGGATTTTTTACGGAATTTTTGGCAGGCTCCTCTTTTTCGTCCGTCTTGGTTTCTACAGCGCCCTTTGGTGTTACCTGTTTGTTGAATTCCAGCGTATTCGGTGCCAGGCAAACCCTGTCGTCACACGTCTGATAAGTAATTTCTGCAACTACATCTCCAGGCTTTGTTCCGTCTTTTAATTTAAATTTCTGCTTAAAGCCTGCTGCATCAGAATAAAAAACAATCTTTCCGCCGAAAGCCTCAGAAAATTCTTCATGCTTTTTACCGGTTTCCGTAAATTTCCCGATCAGTTCGATGTTTTTTCCTGAAACCTTGTAGCTGGTCGGAATTCCGGTGTCTTCAGGAAGATCTTTGGAATAGATGTGCCAGCCGCTTTCCATCGTCGCATTCAGCACCGCTTCGTATTGGTTGTCGCCTAATTCGTTGATGGTGAATTTAAATTTTACAGGATTTTTGATTTGTGCATTGATTCCGGTTGCCAAAAACAACAGAATCAATAAAAACCAGTTTCTAAACTTCATTTTACTTTTTATTAAAAATTTTGAGAATATGTTCGGTATTCTCATCCTTAGAATTTCTTCGGTCCTGTCGGAACGGAATCACCCCGAGTACGGAATTTTCGCCGTCGGCCAGAAGCCATATTTTTTGCCTCGCTAAAATAGATAATTTTTCGTCCCTAAAAAACTTGGAAACTTTCTTTTTCCCTGAAAATCCGGAAGGATAAAATTCGTCCCCATCCTTCGGTCTTCGTAAAAGCAAAGGAAAGCGAAGTTTGCGGGCGTCAAAGTCCCATTCGAAACTTTTATTGATTTCCTCGATTCCCATTATATTTTCGAGATTTAGGGCGATCCGGTTTTCAGAAAAATCATATTTTTCAATTAAAAGAATCTTCTGAGCACGGTCCGGTATTTCCGTTTCTGGTTTTTTGATGAAAATCAGTTCGTCATAACTTACCGTCAGCTGATATTCTTCAGATAAAAATAAGCTCCCGTTTTCGGCAGTAAAAATTTTAGGAATTTCCTGCTCCTGATCAAAACCGTATTTCTTTAAGATTTCAAATTTTACGAAATTACTCTCCCGGCTGAGCTGTTCTTTTGATAAAATTTTGTGGGATGGGTTAAACAGAGTAATGCGGTTTTCTATTTCGCCGATCTGCTGCTGAATGAAATCTTTAGCCTGATTCAGATAAGAAGTACTCTTTCTGAAATTATCTAAAAAATGGTCATTGGTTTCCATCAGTTTCGGAACAATCTCATTCCTGATTTTATTTCTCAGATAATCACTTTTCTTATTAGAGAGATCTTCCCGGTATTCAATTTGGTTCTCTCTTGCAAAAGCATAAATTTCTTCTTTTGAAAAGGACAGAAGCGGACGCAGAATATGGTTGTCATTGGCCGGAATTCCACTTAATCCTTGAATTCCCGCTGCTTTTGACAGATTGATGATAAAAGTTTCCAGCTGATCATTCAGATGGTGGGCCGTAACGAGGAATTCCAGGTTCTCCATCGTCCGGATCTGTTTGAAAAAATCATACCGCAGCTCTCTTGCCCATAGCTGGATGGAATTTTCAGGCTTGCGGTCTTTCTCTGAAACCGAATATAAATGAAATTTAATATGGTGCTTTTCGCAGAAGTCCTCTACGGTTTTCTGATCCAGATCCGAATCTTCTCCGCGGAGCTTATAATTGATATGTGCTACCTGAAATTTGATCCCTAACTCCTTAAAACAGTACGCCAGAACCATAGAATCAGCACCACCGCTAACGGCAAGCAGATAGCTTTGATTTTCAGGAAAATGAATTAATTTACCCAGCTGGCTTTTAAACACTGATAGGTTCAACATAGAGGTTAGGAATTCTTTATGCAAAGATAACTCATATAATTAAAATGAATTTTGTTACCTTTGGTCCGTCTAAAAATGATTATTTATGAAAATTTTTAAAATTTTAGCAGTTTCTGCAATGGCGCTGGGAATGACATCTTGTATCAGCAAAAAGCAGTATGACGCGTTAAGCTCAAATTACAAACAGTGTATAGAAAATGTAGGGGAAAGACAGAGGGAAATTCAGGATCTGAAGTCTCAGAATTCAGCATTGGCGAGTGAGAACAACTTATTAAAAAGCCAGCATGATGCTTTAAAGTCTTCATTGGATGCATGTCTTTCCAACTCAGGGAAAAGCTCTGCAAATATCGATAAGCTGGTAGGGGAAATCAACTCTTCCAACTCTTATATCAAGCAATTGATTTCAAGCAATGCGAAAAACGACAGTTTGAATCTGGCATTGTCAAACAAACTGAAAAGATCTTTGGATAATGTAGCAGACAGCGATGTTCAGGTAAAAGTTCTAAAAGGAGTGGTAATGATTTCACTTTCGGACAAAATGTTATACAAAACCGGAGATTACAACGTATTGCCTGCCGCTCAGGAAGTGTTAGGAAAAGTAGCTAAAGTAATCAACGATTACGATAAATATTCAGTATTGATCGAAGGAAATACCGATAATGCGGCTTTAAATTCTCCGAATCTGCCAAGAGACAACTGGGATCTTTCTGCTTTAAGAGGAACTTCCGTAGCAAAAATCTTACAGACTCAGTTTGGGGTTGATCCTGCAAGAATCACAGCAGGCGGACGTTCCGAATATAATCCTAAAGCAACCAACATGAGCGTTTCCGGAAGAGCTGAAAACAGAAGAACGGAAATCATCATCATGCCTAAGCTGGATGAATTCATGAAACTGATGGATATTGCACCGAAGAAATAATTTAAATATCCTAATCAATAAAAAAGAAATCCCGAAGCAATTCGGGATTTTCTTTTTTAGCTCATCAAATCACATCTTCTTTTTTAAGGAGAGAAATAATTCTTTGAAAAAATGAATTGGATATTTCTTGCTTTGTTTTCTTTGAAAAAGAACCCGAGGTGCCTTTCGGCACCGGATTCTTTTGATTCTCGTGGTTAATTTGTTTTTTTTCTGAAAACATTATTTCGTGTGTTTTTACCCCTCGATGCAAAGGTAGATTGATCTGGAAAACGGCACCATCCGTATTTTTACGGTATTTATATCCGGGATTTTCCCATGTCTTCAGAATCTTTGGGTTTATTTATGCGTTTTTGTTATATTTAAGTAAATTTGAATTGCCTAAAATTTGTAGAATGAGCTTTTTTGAAGAAAAAAATCCGGAGATGGACAGGTACCTTGAAACCCATGCTTCGTCGGAACCTGAAATCCTGAGAAAACTAAGACGGGAGACTTATCAGAAGACTACGCAACCGCATATGATTTCGGGATACCAGCAGGGAAGATTGCTGACGATTATCTCCCGGATGATGCAGCCCAGAAATATTCTGGAGATAGGAACCTTTACCGGCTATGCCACGCTCTGCCTTACGGAAGGAATGGCAAAAGACGGAAAAATAACGACTTTGGATGTAAATGAAGATTTAGCCTATCTCCCGAGAAAATATTTTGCAGAAAGTGAGTTTTCGAGGCAGATCGATTTCAGGCTTCAGGATGCAAAAGAATTTCTAAAGGAAACGGATGAGGTTTTCGATCTGGTTTTTATTGATGCGGATAAAGAAAATTACGCAGAATATTTCAGGCTGATCAAGCCAAGGACAAAATCAGGATCGGTCGTAATGTTCGATAACGTGCTTTGGTACGGAAAAGTGCTGGAGGAAAACCCTAAGCAGAAATCTACCCAGGTAATTAAGGAATTGAATGATTTGATCGCGAAAGATGACGATTTTGAAAATCTTATTTTACCTTTGCGGGACGGGGTGAATTTCCTGAGAAGAAAATAGATGAAGGTGAGTTTAAAGTTAAGATATGTGAAATGATTTCTAAATCTTAACCTGAACCTTAAACGTAATATAAACTGATGAATAAAGGAATTTGTAGTGTCACAGTTGCACCGGTCCGGGCAGAAGCTTCTGACCGTGCTGAAATCGTTACCGAAATACTTTTTGGCGAAAGTGCGGATATTCTGGAAGTCAATAAGAACTGGACGAGAATAAAAATGCACTACGACGGTTATGAAGGATGGATGGATACCAAACAGATCCGTCCGGTGGCAGATGAAATCTTGGCAAAACGTAAAGTGACCGTCGTAACCGAAGATTTTGCATCGGTGTTGATGAATGACGGGAAAACCTTGCTTTCGATGGGTTCGGAAGTGGAGTTTCCGGCGGTTGCTTCCAGACGGAGCCATGATGTACGTGAAAGTATTGCTTTGACGGCTAAAGAATTTATCAACGTCCCATACTTATGGGGCGGGAAAAGCTTTTTTGCGGTGGACTGTTCCGGATTTACCCAGCTGGTCTATAAAATTCATGAGATTAAATTACCCAGAGATGCTTCCCAGCAGGTAAACGTTGGGGAATCTTTAAGCTTTGTTGAAGAAAGCCGGCCCGGCGATCTTGCCTTTTTTGAAAACCCGGAAGGGAAAATCGTTCATGTCGGCATCATGCTGGAAAATCAGAGGATTATCCACGCTTCGGGAAAAGTAAGAATCGATACGCTGGATTCTACCGGGATCTTCAATAAAGAACTGAACAAGCATACGCATAAGCTGAGAGTGATTAAAAGTGTAATCTAAAATTACAACAGATCTGAAATGGAAAATATTCTTTTGGGCATTTTCGATATTTTAAATTTTGGATTGCTGGTTTTCTTGTGGTGGTTTACCATAAAACACTATAAACTTTTACCACAGATTATTCCTACCCATTTCGATTTCGACGGAAAGGCAGATAACTTCGGCAGTAAAAAATATTCTTTTCTCATGCCGGTGGTTTTAACCGTTCTGTATTTTTTCTTTGCTTATTTGGTCAGTAATCCAGGAGCTTCCAATTATCCCGTAGAAATTACCGAAGAGAATAAAAATGCACAATTTTTGATAATGAAAATTTTTGTAAGATGGCTCTTGCTGTTGATCTCTCTAATCTTTCTGAACAGCCAGGATTATATGTTCAGATACTCCAGGGATGAAGAAGCAAAGCCTAAGATAGCAATGTCTTCGGCCTTGTTTTCGGTGATTGGTAGCCTGATTGTTTTGTTCATTTTCGTAGGTATTTTTAAATGATGCAACAAAATAGTTCAGAAGTAAATATTTTTGACGAATTAACGGGCTTAATGTCTTTAGATTTTGGACCTTTTAACATAATGATCGTAAAAAATTAAAATTGAATATGATGGCTTTTCTTTACAACCTATTCATCAATTTGCTTATCTTCGGGATGAAGATTTTTTCTTTATTTAATGATAAAACGAAGAAAGGCGTTGAGGGCAGAAAAGAATCTTTACAGAAAGTAAAATCCGGATTTTCAAAGTCCGATAAGGTAATCTGGATGCATGCTTCCAGCCTAGGAGAATATGAACAGGGACTTCCTGTTCTGGAAAGATTAAAAGCTCATTTTTCTGACCATAAAATTCTGATCACTTTCTTCTCGCCATCAGGCTACGAGCATATTGTCAATAAAAGACATATTGCTGATGTCATCTGTTACCTGCCTTTCGATAGAAAATCTGATGTAAAAGAATTTGTTGCTCAACTTGATGTTCAACTATTTTTTACGGTGAAATACGATTACTGGTACAACCTGCTGGAAGAGCTGAAGAATAAAGGTGCTAAAACGTATGTAATATCCGCTTTGTTTTATGACCGGCAATCTTTCTTTACTTCGTACGGTAAATGGTTTGTAGAACAGCTGCAGAAAAATATAGATTGGTTTTTCCACCAGACCGAAATGTCTTATGCTTTGGCTAAAAGTGTTGGCCTGACAAAATCCTCAGTAACCGGAGATACGAGATTCGACCGGGTAAAGCAATTAAGGAACCGGAACAACCATGTTGATTTTATACGCGAATTTATTGGCAAAGATAAAGCCGTTGTTTTCGGAAGCTCGTGGCAGGCAGAAGAAAAAATCGTTGAAGAAGTTTCACAGTTAAGCCCTTACGCTAAACTGATCGTTGCACCACATGATCTCAAAAGAGTTCAGAGTTTGAAACAGATGTTCCCGAATGCGCTTTTGTACAGTAAAATAGATAGCTCGATAAATGATTCAGATTCCCATATTTTAATCATAGACAGCATCGGGCTGCTATCCAAACTCTATTCTTATGCCGATATCGCGGTGGTAGGCGGCGGTTTTCATGAGGCTGGGCTGCATAATATTCTTGAAGCGGCTACTTTTGGGGTTCCCGTTATCTTTGGGAACCATTACCGGAAAAACCCGGAAGCCGATGAGCTGGTTGCTGTAGATGGAGGAAGGGCGTTTGAAAATACCGGTCTCGCAGCCGATTTTGTTTTATTCCTGATCAATAATGAAGAGCTGCTGAAATCAATGTCTGAGAACGCTGAGAATTTTGTTTCCGGAAAACCTGAATCTACGGAGCTGATCTTGGAGAAAATGTTATCTTAAAAATCCCCGGCTCTTAATTCCTTTGATGATTTCATCAAAATTTTCAGGAATCTGATCGCTGGTCAGCCATTTGAAATCGATTCCGTTGTTGATGAACAGCTTGGAAAGGTATTTGTTCTGAAGGATTTTTTCCTTTAATGAGTCTAGGTACTCGTCAATTTCCATCCAGTAATCCGCATCCAGTTTCCTGGTTAGCAGCAGCGCTTTTACAGTTTTATTGATCATATACATATACAGTTTGTAGATGTTGTCAAAACGTTGGCGGCTGAGATCATCATTATGTTTCAGGATCTCGTTTATCAATAAAAGATTTAGGGAAACCTCTCCAAACTTATCGGTGGTAATTTTTACATGCTCGGTAATTTCCGCACTGATTTTACGGATGCTCGACAAGAAATATTTTTGGTTGCTGATGTATTTGGAAGCCAGCAGCACTTTTTCCTGAACGATTTCTTCCATGGCATCCCGCTTATTGTCCGTTGTTTCAGGATCGATTAACTCGAAATATAATTTTTTGGATAATAGCTTGTCTTTTTTTAGCAGCCTGAAAATCAGCCGGTCTTTTTCTACAGACGAAAAATTGCTGAGGGCGGCCTTAAACTCTTTTGAATATTCCATTTTTAAATTTAATTAAAAATTTTCGAATATTTAAGAAATCCGTTCAATGCCCAGTTAGCGGTGTAATATAAAGAGGTAATGGTCGAAAAGCCCATGAATTCTTTATAAACGAGGTATTGGTCTTTAATGATGTTTTTCTTTTTTCTGGAAACACTGTTTTCGCGCATCCTGTATTTAGCCAGCGTTTTATTCAGCGGATAGCCTTTGGGAATTTCTTTTAAAAGATTCAGCCACATCACATGGTCTTCCCGTTTGCTTTTTACCGGGAAAAAAAATTTCCCGACTCTTTTGGTATCATACATCGTTGAGACTGGTGCCAGCCTGCAGGTTTTAAGCAAATTGGAAAAGGTAACTACAGTATCGGCTTCAAAATCTCTCAGGATCGGCTCCATGGTATGCTCATCGCATCTCGAATAATTGCAATACACCAATTCTGCTTTGTTTTCCTGCATAAAACCGGTCATCGTTTCCAGATATTCCGGATACCATAAGTCATCGGAATCCAGAAAGGCAATATATCTTCCTTCTGCCCGTTCCAGGCTTTTATTCCGGGCATTTCCGGCACCGCCGTTCTGCTTAAGAACCTGAAGCTTTATCCTGGGGTCATTGTATTTCCGGATAATTTCAGCAGTATTGTCTTTCGAACGGTC from Chryseobacterium sp. SORGH_AS_0447 includes these protein-coding regions:
- a CDS encoding deoxyuridine 5'-triphosphate nucleotidohydrolase yields the protein MEYSKEFKAALSNFSSVEKDRLIFRLLKKDKLLSKKLYFELIDPETTDNKRDAMEEIVQEKVLLASKYISNQKYFLSSIRKISAEITEHVKITTDKFGEVSLNLLLINEILKHNDDLSRQRFDNIYKLYMYMINKTVKALLLTRKLDADYWMEIDEYLDSLKEKILQNKYLSKLFINNGIDFKWLTSDQIPENFDEIIKGIKSRGFLR
- a CDS encoding glycosyltransferase family 2 protein, with product MKELVSIITPSYNSAEFIEETIQSVLNQTYENWEWLISDDRSKDNTAEIIRKYNDPRIKLQVLKQNGGAGNARNKSLERAEGRYIAFLDSDDLWYPEYLETMTGFMQENKAELVYCNYSRCDEHTMEPILRDFEADTVVTFSNLLKTCRLAPVSTMYDTKRVGKFFFPVKSKREDHVMWLNLLKEIPKGYPLNKTLAKYRMRENSVSRKKKNIIKDQYLVYKEFMGFSTITSLYYTANWALNGFLKYSKIFN